One Equus asinus isolate D_3611 breed Donkey chromosome 26, EquAss-T2T_v2, whole genome shotgun sequence genomic window carries:
- the LOC123281345 gene encoding vomeronasal type-1 receptor 4-like — MIHVAHTSYSSAGSSGSEDKHEALRTERMAARDLAIGTILLLQTTFGIVGNFFLLCHYLFLHFTECRLRSTDLIIKNLIVANLLVLLSSGIRYTLSSFGVDPVHPDLECRFLPYVCAVGRGVSIGTTSLLSVIQAIIISPRNSRWAEIKGEALKCIVPSITLCWVLHMLINIIFPMFMSIRGSHKNTTNRKNLGYCSTVRPDKTRDNLYAALLSFPDVFCFGLMFLASGSIVFILYKHKQRVKHLHKANVSLRSSPESRATKTILVLVSTFVLFNTVSSIFYALLALVNNPSSFLLAVTSASTLCFPSLSPFLLMSRESRVSRVWFAWTKNTKSFRLAHLSSG, encoded by the coding sequence ATGATTCATGTGGCCCACACCTCCTATTCCTCTGCAGGATCCTCTGGCTCAGAAGACAAACATGAGGCATTGAGAACTGAGAGGATGGCCGCCAGGGATTTGGCAATAGGGACGATTCTCTTATTACAGACTACATTCGGAATCGTGgggaatttctttcttctttgccattatcttttccttcatttcactGAGTGTAGGTTAAGATCCACAGATTTGATTATCAAGAACCTGATTGTAGCCAACTTATTGGTCCTGTTATCTAGTGGAATCCGCTATACATTGTCATCTTTTGGAGTGGATCCTGTTCATCCTGATTTGGAATGCAGATTTTTGCCCTATGTTTGCGCAGTGGGCAGGGGTGTGTCCATTGGCACCACCAGCCTCTTGAGTGTCATCCAGGCCATCATCATCAGCCCCAGGAACTCCAGGTGGGCAGAGATTAAAGGGGAAGCTCTGAAGTGCATTGTCCCTTCAATtaccctgtgctgggtgctgcacATGCTGATAAATATCATTTTTCCTATGTTTATGTCTATCCGTGGGAGCCACAAAAACAccacaaatagaaaaaatttagGATACTGTTCTACTGTTCGTCCTGACAAAACCAGAGACAACTTATATGCAGCATTGCTGTCATTCCctgatgttttctgttttggacTTATGTTCTTGGCCAGTGGCTCCATCGTTTTCATCCTGTACAAGCACAAGCAGAGGGTGAAACATCTTCATAAGGCCAATGTCTCCCTCAGAAGCTCCCCTGAGTCCAGAGCTACCAAAACCATCCTTGTCCTGGTAAGCACCTTTGTCCTTTTTAACACcgtttcctccattttttatgcACTATTGGCTCTTGTTAATAATCCCAGCTCCTTCCTCTTGGCGGTCACTTCAGCAAGCACTCTATGTTTCCCAAGTCTCAGTCCCTTTCTGCTCATGAGCCGTGAATCCAGGGTATCCAGGGTGTGGTTTGCCTggacaaaaaatacaaaatccttCAGGCTGGCCCACTTGTCTAGTGGTTAA